The following coding sequences are from one Salvia miltiorrhiza cultivar Shanhuang (shh) unplaced genomic scaffold, IMPLAD_Smil_shh original_scaffold_419_1, whole genome shotgun sequence window:
- the LOC131004558 gene encoding uncharacterized protein LOC131004558, with protein sequence MSVNENSSVDSDSSSDVSHSNELDECEERVYQQNRQLDSIIQNMIINNHNLIVGNQIPTASRRYCDREREFGAEHLINDYFSDSPTYTPEIFRRRFHMQKSLFIRIVEAVTANDEFFQQRRDATGIVGLSSLQKCTGAMRVLAYGTSSDVVDEYLRMSSSSTRDALVHFVEGVISCFGGTYLRRPNEQDLARLLYVGEQRGFPGMIGSIDCMRWEWKNCPNAWAGQYTGRSGKPTVILEAVASYDLWIWHAFFGTPVEDERDT encoded by the exons ATGTCTGTGAATGAAAACTCTTCAGTTGATTCAGACTCAAGTTCTGATGTTTCCCATTCCAATGAACTTGATGAATGCGAAGAACGAGTTTATCAACAAAATCGTCAACTTGATAGCATCATCCAAAATATGATCATAAACAATCATAATCTGATTGTAGGAAATCAAATTCCAACAGCCAGCAGGAGATATTGTGATAGGGAACGCGAGTTTGGTGCAGAGCATTTGATCAACGACTACTTCAGTGACAGCCCAACGTATACTCCAGAAATCTTCCGGCGGAGATTTCACATGCAGAAATCGCTATTCATTCGAATAGTGGAAGCTGTTACTGCTAATGATGAGTTTTTTCAACAGAGACGAGATGCCACTGGCATAGTAGGTCTTTCATCATTGCAGAAATGTACTGGAGCCATGAGGGTGTTGGCGTATGGGACATCTTCCGATGTTGTCGATGAGTATCTGCGAATGAGTTCATCTTCTACAAGAGATGCTTTAGTCCATTTTGTGGAAGGTGTTATATCTTGTTTCGGTGGTACGTATCTCAGAAGGCCTAATGAACAAGATTTGGCAAGGCTGCTATATGTTGGAGAACAACGTGGTTTCCCAGGCATGATTGGCAGTATTGATTGCATGCGTTGGGAGTGGAAAAATTGTCCTAATGCATGGGCCGGCCAATATACTGGGAGAAGTGGAAAACCAACGGTCATTTTGGAAGCTGTTGCTTCATACGACTTGTGGATATGGCATGCATTCTTTGGAACACCAG TCGAGGATGAACGAGATACCTGA